In one Gossypium hirsutum isolate 1008001.06 chromosome D09, Gossypium_hirsutum_v2.1, whole genome shotgun sequence genomic region, the following are encoded:
- the LOC107890763 gene encoding uncharacterized protein, with product MVKLASARESRTYGPRLAQSRAEYMNAGLYLFSTIVLICGFAAEFSREPRSGLVLMLIALGLIILVNIHDLLAHLAGIDYRFTLMGFDPQLALVEFSVPLVQILGSLLLFLGILFLFIQAEKGYGFFKLERHALGMLIAGPVLWVAGSIHNSCQIYERADAHVQILQQSVHVPFLIGSVLFMVGAILNGREQTGVIRHGLQLLGKRWVWLGICGSVMFMIGGLTNVVKVFKMQQMNGIRLEKLRGGAQDGLVEGREGQVPLIIDDLRRKMEVDEVKAATAATPTPYKDVLLART from the exons ATGGTGAAACTAGCCTCAGCAAGAGAGAGTCGAACGTACGGTCCAAGGCTGGCTCAAAGCAGGGCCGAGTACATGAACGCAGGGCTATATTTGTTTTCAACCATTGTGTTAATTTGTGGTTTTGCAGCAGAGTTTTCAAGGGAACCCAGATCGGGTCTTGTTCTAATGCTTATTGCATTGGGTCTTATAATTTTGGTTAACATCCATGACCTTTTGGCTCATCTCGCCGGCATCGATTATCGTTTCACTTTGATGGGTTTCGATCCCCAGCTTGCTCTCGTTGAATTCTCTGTTCCACTGGTTCAAATCTTAGGCTCACTGCTTCTCTTTCTGGGAATTCTCTTCCTCTTCATTCAG GCGGAGAAAGGGTACGGGTTTTTTAAACTGGAGAGGCATGCTTTGGGAATGCTTATTGCTGGACCGGTTTTATGGGTTGCTGGGTCGATTCATAACTCGTGTCAAATCTATGAGAGAGCCGATGCACATGTTCAAATCTTGCAACAGAGTGTCCACGTCCCGTTTTTAATTGGCAGTGTATTGTTCATGGTGGGAGCTATTCTCAACGGCCGCGAGCAAACTGGAGTTATTCGTCATGGTTTACAATTACTG GGAAAAAGATGGGTGTGGTTAGGGATATGTGGGAGCGTAATGTTTATGATAGGGGGGTTGACGAATGTGGTAAAGGTGTTCAAGATGCAGCAGATGAACGGGATTAGGCTTGAGAAATTGCGTGGCGGAGCACAAGACGGGTTGGTTGAAGGCAGGGAAGGGCAGGTGCCGCTCATTATTGACGACCTGCGGAGGAAAATGGAAGTTGATGAGGTCAAAGCCGCCACTGCTGCGACGCCCACGCCTTACAAGGATGTGCTTCTTGCTCGGacttga